A single genomic interval of Hoplias malabaricus isolate fHopMal1 chromosome 7, fHopMal1.hap1, whole genome shotgun sequence harbors:
- the pdcb gene encoding phosducin b — translation MSGRGVDEEEEMPVTHTGPKGVINDWRKFKLESMDQESLPPNKRELLRQMSSPQKPKEDSLGSLNRKMSVQEYELVKEDDEKCLRKYRKQCMQEMHERLSFGPKFEGVYDLDSGEAFLDVIEKEHRLTVVVVHIYKDSVPGCEALNNCLDCLAAEYPSVKFCRINAAATGAGERFSDDVLPAVLVYKAGEMLGNFLAITQHLNEEFFATDVEAFLNDYGLLPEKEVNVAEEEADVE, via the exons atgtCTGGCAGAGGAGTAGACGAGGAAGAGGAGATGCCTGTGACTCACACAG GACCAAAGGGAGTGATTAATGACTGGCGAAAGTTTAAACTGGAGAGTATGGATCAGGAGTCTTTGCCTCCCAACAAGAGGGAGCTGCTGAGACAGATGTCATCCCCACAAAAGCCAAAGGAAGATTCCCTGGGTAGCCTCAACCGCAAG ATGAGTGTCCAGGAGTATGAGCTGGTCAAGGAGGATGATGAGAAGTGTCTGCGCAAATACCGCAAGCAGTGCATGCAGGAGATGCATGAGCGCTTGAGCTTCGGGCCCAAATTCGAAGGTGTATATGATCTGGACAGTGGGGAGGCTTTCCTTGATGTGATCGAGAAGGAGCACAGGctcactgtggtggtggtgCACATCTACAAAGATAGTGTCCCAGGCTGTGAAGCTCTCAACAACTGCCTGGACTGCCTGGCTGCCGAATACCCCAGTGTCAAATTCTGCCGCATCAATGCTGCTGCCACTGGTGCAGGGGAGCGTTTCTCTGATGATGTGCTGCCAGCTGTGCTGGTGTACAAAGCTGGAGAGATGCTGGGGAATTTCCTGGCTATCACACAGCACCTCAATGAGGAGTTTTTCGCCACTGATGTTGAGGCCTTCCTCAACGACTATGGACTTCTGCCAGAGAAAGAGGTCAATGTAGCAGAGGAGGAGGCAGATGTAGAATGA